The DNA sequence GTGGCCAGTCCCTGTCTGCGTCGACCGCCGCCATGAAAGCGTCGGTGACGAGGACGGAGAGATTGAAATTGCGCAGGCGAGTCTTGTCGGCCTTCGCGGCGACGAAGGCCTCGATGTCGGGATGATCGCAGCGCATCGTCGCCATCATGGCGCCGCGCCGCGTGCCGGCCGACATGATCGTGCCGCACATGGAATTCCACACATCCATGAAGGACAAGGGACCGGAGGCGTCGGCCCCTACCCCTTTGACGAGCGCGCCCTTCGGGCGGAGTGTCGAAAAGTCATAGCCGATGCCGCCGCCGTGCTGCATGGTGAGCGCGGCCTCACGAAGATGCGAGAAGATGGCGTCGAGATCGTCCTCGATTGTTCCCATGACGAAGCAGTTGAAGAGGGTCACGCGGCGCGAGACCCCTGCCCCGGCGAGGATGCGTCCACCCGGCAGGAATTTGAAATCCTCCAGAGCCGAATAGAAGGTTTCCTCCCATTGCGCGGAATCGGATTCGGCCATTGCGAGGGCGCGGGCGACACGGCGCCAGCTGTCTTCGACGGTCAGGTCGATCGGCTCTCCGGTGGGCGCCTTCAGCCGATATTTTTCGTCCCAAATCTGTTGCGAGATCGCGGGCAGCGTCGCGCCTATCGAGCGCGACGGGGTTGCAGATATCATATTCATGATTTGGTCCTCGAGCAGTGAATGGTTTTCTCCGATAAAACCCCGAAGGCCGCCTCACGCCCGTCGGGGCAAGGGCGCGCGGAACGCGCGGGAGCCTCGGCGACTTCCCCTTGCGGCGATGGGCGCGCAGGCGGCACTCGTGTCTTCAATGATTTTCGGTTCTCGTTCCTTCTTGCGGCCTCTGCTCAAGGCCGCCGCAAATGGCTCGGGAGCTTCCGCCAATCGACTGGCTGGCGTGGCGCCCCACGGTGCCGCTCTGCATCGCGCAGGCGTCCTCTGACGCTGTGCTCATCGGGGATATCGTCGACGAAGAGCGACGGCGCTCCAAAGCCGCGCCGGAAGGCGCAGTAGGAAATGCTGACGCGCCGCATTCCGCGCGTCAGCGCGACGTACGCCAGCCGGCGCTCCTCATCGCCGTCCCCGTAGTCGGAGGGAAATACGCCCGCCTCCCAGGCAGGAAGAAAGACATGCGGGAATTCCAATCCCTTCGCCTTGTGCAGAGTCATCAGGCGCACGCGGTTGGTTTCGTCTTCGCCGGGGCGGCTGGTGGCGAGCGCCGCATGGTCGAGGAGCTCGCGCGCCGTGTGGAACTCGCCGGCGAGCGCGATCAGCTCCTGCAGGTTTTGGAGGCGATCCTCCGAACTCTCGGCCTTGCTGTCACGCAGCATGGTCCGATAGCCGCTGGCGTCGAGCAGCAGCGAGATCTGATCGGCCAGGGTGTGCGAGCGGTCCTCGCCGATGCGACGGAGCGGGTCGGCGAACAGCAATCCGGCGGCGCGGCATTTGGCCGGCAGCTCGGCGGTGTCCAGGGCGCGCAGCAGCGAGACGTTGCGGAAGGAGGCCTCCGTCTCGACCGCTTGCATGGCCTTGGCGCCGAAGCCGCGGCGCGGCTCGTTGATCACGCGGCGGAAGGCCTCGTCCGACTGACGATCGTCGGGCGTCGCGGCGAGACGTAGAAGCGCGAGCGCGTCCTTGACCTCGGCGCGCTGATAGAAGCCGACGTCGCCGACGATCACATGCGGAATGCGGGCGCGCATCAAGGCCTCTTCGAAGCCGCGCGACAGGAAGGAGCTGCGATAGAGAATGGCGATCTCCTGCCACCCCGTTCCCTCGGCGTGGCGAGCGAGTATCTCCTCGACGACGCCGGCGGCCTCTACCTGCGCGTCGCGATAGGCGACGATCTCGATTCTGTCGCCCGCCTCTTTTCGCGTGTAGAGCGTCTTGCCGAGACGTTTCCTGTCGCGAGCGATGACCGCATTGGCGGCGGCGAGTATGTGGCCGGTCGAGCGGAAGTTCTCTTCGAGCCGTACCTGCACAGCGCTCGGGAAGTCTTGTTGAAAGCGGCGGATGTACTCTATATCTGAGCCTCGCCATCCATAAATCGCCTGATCGTCGTCGCCGACGCAGAAGACGCGTCCATGCTCCGCCGCAAAATGCTTCAGCCAACTGTATTGAGCGAAATTGACGTCCTGATATTCGTCGGCGGCGAGCCAATCGAAGCGCGACGCCCAGCGCGCGCGATAGGCGTCGTCCTTGCGCATGGCGAGGGTCGGCCAGAGGAGCAAGTCGCCGAAATCCGCCGCGTTCGCCTCGCGCAGGGCGCGCTGATAATCGGCGTAGACGCGCACGGCGGCGCGCAGTGCATGGACGTCGAGTTGCTCGCGGGAGCGATCGCTTTTGGCGATCTTGGATTCGACCCAGGCGGCGGCGCCGGCCGGCGTGATCAGATTGTCTTTGAACTTCGCGATGCGATTGCACATGATCTTCAGCGGATCGCGTGCAGTGGCGTCGCCACCCTCCTCGCCACCGACGCCTTGCGCCTTCATGACGCGTTTGACGAAGCGGCGGCTGTCGTCGGCGTCGACAATGTCGAAATCGGGCCGAAGCTCGGCGATCTCCGGCGCGTCGCGGAGCTGACGCGCGGCGAGCCCGTGATAGGTGCCGAGCCAGGAGGGAGCCGCCAGGCCGTCGAGCGCCGCGCGGATACGAGAGGCCATTTCGGCGGCGGCCTTGTTGGTGAAGGTGACCGCGAGGATGCACGAAGCCGGAATGCGCTCCACGGCGATGCGATGCACGACCGCCGCGGTGAGCGTCGAGGTCTTTCCGGTTCCAGCTCCCGCGAGGACGAGGATCGGTCCGAAATGCGCGGCGGCCTGCGCTTGGGCAGGCGTGAGGGTCGCCGCCATCCTGTCGAAAGCGTCGGCGGATGGGCTATGCTCCGGCGGCGGTTCGTCGGAGCAGGGCTCGAAGCGGTCCCACTCCTCCATGCCGGCGAGCGGGTCGATGTCAGAGTATCTCGACATGGCAGTTCGCTCCATTGCAGCGGATGAGTTCTCCGCGTTGTGTGTCGATGGTCGTGAAGACGACGAAGTGATCGTCGAAGTAGAAGGCGCCCGTGTCATTGCGTTCGCCGTCGACGACGACGCCCTCGACGATTTGCGAGCCGTCATCGGCTTCGACCTGAACGAGCGTGTCCAGGCCCCGCTTGCCGGTCGGGATGTGTCGGCAACGACGGCGCTTCGCCTCGGGCAGCTGGGAGAAGGCTTCGGCCAGTTGCGCGAGCGTGTCGTCGATCGTGATATTGTCGAGTGCGTCGGTGACGTCGATCGCGTCGCCGAGCTCACCGAGCCGTTGAAGGAAGAGTGCGCTGGCGAGCTTCGGCGGCCACGGCTCCCAGCGCGACATTCCGGGCGGCGAGGGCAACGGGTCGTCGTCGAGCGGATCGAGCGTGATCTGCAGGCTCGATCTGATGTCGTCGCGACTCCAGCCGACGACATGATAGGCTTCATTCGCCGCGGCCTGGCGATCGGCGCGCTTATGGAGGGCGTAACTCTCGTCGGTCCATGGCGGCAGACCGTAACGTCGATCGACTGCTCGCTGCAGCCGCCGATCGAGCCGTGCGAAGCCCTCGCCGAGATGCGGTTTCAACGGCATGAGAACGTCGAATCCGACCAGCCCCTCGGTGGCGTCGTGAAGAAGCTCGCGCAGGGCCTCACGCGGCGTGAGCTTTCCCTCGCGTTCGCGCAGGGCCAGAACGGCGAGGCTGTGCTGGGCGACGCTGAGCGGCAGATCCCATGCCGAATATCCGCCCCAGCGATAGGTGCGCGACAGCCCGATCGCCAGATCTTCGTCGGTCCAGGCGTCCGGTTTCGGATCGAGCAGGTCGAGGCGACCGCCCGATTTGAGCCGCATCCAGGCGCGATGTGATGTCATGGTTTCGTCCTTTCTCCTCGGTCGAGCATGTCGTTCCAGTCGCTGTCCTCGACGGGCGGCCGTAATCGCTCGAAGGCGACGCCGGCGGCCGCGGCGATCTCTCGATGGCGCGCCGCGTAGCGGTCGCCGGCGGGATCGGCGTCGGCCGCGCTGCAAAAGCGCGAGCCCGGGATGGGCGCGAGGCGCGCGACGATCGCCTCGATCTCAGAGATTGTTTTCGGACCCATGCCCCCGCCGGTCGCCGCATACAGCGTGTCGGCGCGAATGTTCTCCAAGGCGGCGAGGCTGAGCGCGTCGATCGGCGCCTCGGCGAGGGCGAAACGCGTCGGCGGCCCTGAACCGCCGGGCAAGCGGAACAGGATCTTGTCGCCGCCTCGCACCGATCCTTTGAAGTCCGGTCCGCGGATTTCGATATGGGTGACGTTGCGTCGACCGTCGTGATGGGCGAACCAGACGCTGCCGTATGGCCCTTCTCTCACCACGTCGGCGGCGCGAGCCGACTCCAGGACGCTCGGAGGAAGCCGACGCGCGTAGGTGAGATATCGCCAGACCGGCGAGCCGCGCCGAAGCCGGGGGCGCCGTGCCCATCTAATTGGGAGCGGGAGATCGGGGGAGCGCCCACTTTCGATGGCGGCGGCCGGAAAACTCGGCTGTATCCCGGTGAACCGGCGGAGCAACTTGCGGACCTCGCCGAAATTCAGGCGGGGTTCGAGATGTTGCACGAGATCGAAGACGTCGCCCTTCGCGTCGCTCTGCGGATCCCACCAGCCGCGGCCCTCGTGATTGACGATCAGGATTTCTCCCCGGCCGCGGCGATATTTGAGGCAATGTTTCGTGCTCTCTCGGCGATCGAGCCGCCATGGCGGCGTCGAGCGCTCCAGCAGCGCCGCGCAATTCGTGCGCGCGCGCAAGATTTCGATCTCCTCGTCAGGTCTCATGGTCTCTCGGCGCTCCCTTCGGGTTTCACGGGAAGGGCCGGAGGCCTCGAATTCTCCTTTTCCTTTCCCAAAACGCCGTCGGCAGACCGCGAGGCGGCCGCGCCGCAAGGGCGCGCGGAACGCGCGGGAGCTCAGCGACGAACCCTTGTCGGCGTGGCCGGCGCTAGCGGTAGCCATGTTCCCTCTTTCTTTGCTCCGGATTCCCATTCGTGATTCACTTGTGTGCGAATGCGAAGCGGGCGGGCGTGGAGGGCCGCATGGCGGCGATGGACGAGATCGCGATCCTGTTGCAGGGCCGCAATGCGGAGGCGAACCGCCACCGGGCCTGGCGCGTCGAAGCCGGGCGCGATCTGTTCGGAAAATGGATGGTGCGCGTGTCCTTCGGCCGGATCGGCTGCCGGGGGCGGACATTCGCGCGAGAATTCGCGTCGGAGGACGAGGCGTGCGCTTATGTGCGCGACGGCTTGCGCCGCCGGAGAGGCGCCATTCGACGCTGCGGCGTCGAGTATCGCGTCATCGACGCGTCGCCGGCCGCGCTGCCTTTGCTGGCGACGCTCAGAATATCGAGCCGACCGCAGAAATTCGAAGCGGCGGGGCCTCGCCGTGAAGCCTGAACCGCCATCGGACACCGCTTCTCGGGAAACGCTCGTCGGCTCGGTCGAACGCGTGACTTTTCACAATGAGGAGAACGGGTTCGCCGTCCTGAAGGTCAAAGCGCGCGGCAAGCGCGACCTCGTGCCGGTCGTCGGCCACGCCGCTTCGATCTCGGCCGGCGAATATATTCACGCTGTTGGCGTCTGGGTCGCCGATCGCACTCACGGCCTTCAATTCAAAGCCGATTTTCTGAAGACCACGCCTCCGACGACGGCGGAAGGCATCGAAAAATATCTCGGCTCCGGCATGGTTCGAGGCATCGGTCCCAAGCTCGCCGCGAGAATTGTCGCCGCATTCGGCGTGGCGACCTTCGAAACGATCGAAGCGGCGCCGGAAAGGCTGCGGGAGGTGTCTGGCATCGGGGAGTTTCGCGCGACGCGGATCGCCGCCGGCTGGGCCGAGCAGAAGGCCGTCCGCGACATCATGGTGTTCCTGCACTCGCATAGCGTCGGGACGTCGCGTGCCGTGCGCATCTTCAAGACCTATGGGTTCGACGCCATTCGGATCATGACAGAGGATCCCTATCGGCTCGCCCGCGACATTCGAGGGATCGGCTTTCGGACCGCCGACGCCATGGCCATGAAGATGGGCGTCGCCCGAGACGCGCCCCAACGTCTGCGCGCCGGAGTGTCGTTCGCGCTGCAGGAGGCGACCGATGACGGTCATTGCGGACTTCCCGTCGAGAACCTGCTAACGCTCGCAGTCAAGCTGCTGGATGTCGACAAGGCGCTCGTGCGAACGGCGCTCGATCACGAGCTCGCCGGGTCGGAGGTGGTCGGCGACACGATCGGCGGCGAGCGCTGCATTTTCCTGCGCGGACTTCATACCGCCGAGCGCGGCGTCGCCGAGCGGCTGCGGGCTCTGTTCCGAGGCTCGCCGCCGTGGCCGGCGATCGACGTGGAAAAGGCCGTGCCCTGGGTCGAAAAGCGGACCGGGAAGAGTCTGGCGCCGTCGCAGCGGGCGGCGATCGAGATGGCGCTCCGATCCAAAGTGGCCGTGATCACCGGCGGCCCCGGCGTCGGCAAGACGACTCTGCTCGACGCCGTCCTGCGCATATTGGTCGCCAAGGGAGTGAAAATTCTGCTCGCCGCGCCGACCGGCCGCGCCGCCAAGCGAATGGCCGAACAGACCGGCATAGAGGCGAAGACCATCCACCGTCTCTTGGAGGTCGATCCGAAATCCGGCGGGTTTCGTCGAGACGCCGACAATCCTCTCGACTGCAACCTGCTCGTCATCGACGAGACCAGCATGGTCGACACTTCGCTCATGTACGCGCTCGTCAAGGCGATCCCGACGCCATCGGCGCTCCTGCTGGTGGGCGACGTCGATCAGCTGCCCTCCGTCGGACCGGGGCAAGTGCTGGCGGACATCATCGAATCTGGAGCGATACCCGTGGCGCGCCTGACCGAAGTGTTTCGGCAGGCGGCCGAGAGCCGCATCATCGTCAACGCCCACAAGATCAATCGCGGTGAAATGCCGGAACTGCCGCGGCGCGGCGAGGAGTCGGATTTCTGGTTCGTCGACGCCGAGGATCCCGAGAAGGGCGCCGCCAAGGTAGTCGAAATCGTTCGAGACCGAATTCCGCGGCGCTTCGGCCTCGACCCCATCCGCGACATTCAGGTTCTGTGTCCGATGCAGCGAGGCGCGCTCGGGGCGCGAGCGCTCAACGCCGACCTGCAGAAAGCGCTCAATCCCGATCCGCCGGCGAAAGTGGAGAAATTCGGCGCGAGCTTCGCGCCCGGCGACAAGGTCATGCAGACGGAGAACGATTACGACCGTGACGTGTTCAACGGCGATCTCGGGACGGTCGTGCGCATCGACGACGACGAGGCCTCGCTCGTCGCGAGCTTCGACGGTCGAGAGGTCGAGTATCCGTTCGGCGAGCTCGACGCCCTGGTCCCGGCCTATGCGACGACGATTCACAAGTCGCAGGGCTCGGAGTATCCTGCGGTCGTCATCACACTGGCCACCCAGCATTACACCATGCTGGCGCGCAATCTCGTCTACACGGCGGTCACGCGCGGCAAGCGTCTCGTCGTTCTCGTCGGTCAACGCCGGGCGCTGGCGATCGCTGTGAGAAGCGGCTCCGGGCGCAAGAGGTGGACGAAGCTGAGGGAATGGCTGTCGGCGCATTGATATCGACGAGGAATGATCGCGCCCCGGCGGCGAGCTCGCGACGCCGGGCTCGCCGTCCTAGACGCGAACGAAAGAGGCGCTCGAGAAATGCAGAGAACGAGCGCCTCTCCGGCGAACGACAACAGAGCCGCGACAACCACCTCGGGACGCAGAGCGACAGGCACCGACCCGCAGGCGCAAGCGCGGGGACGGGAGATCGTGCGCCTCCACCAGACGCTGGAGGATTGGCGAGATCGCCGACGGCTGGCCGACGCCGCGGGTTGGCCGGCGCTCGCCGCGCAAGTCATCGGCATCGAAATCCGCGCGCTGGAGCGGGAGGTCGCCCGGCGAGTCCGCGAGTTGTTTTGAGGTCGCGCCGACGCGAATGGCGGATCCGGCGTCGGACGGCGCCGATCCGCGCCCGCTTCGACGGGCCCACGCCGATCTGCGATGGCCGACCACGGTCATGGGCGCCGGCGTCGGCGGCGCGTGTGGAGGGCGCGGATGTCGCCGAACGGGGCGTTATGGAACCTTGATCGCGGTAGGGACGCCCATTGCTGAGCGCCCCCGCACAGATCCGCACTTGCAGAATTCCCGCATACGGCTCCTACCTTAGGTGTCTGACGGCGAAACGAACGCTTGGCCAAGGATGCAGAATACGTGGCTTGGGAAGGTACTCGTCGGTCAGTTTCGTCATGCGCGACCACGGCACAATGGCTCTTTGACTTCGCCGACAGAGCTGCCGGTGCCAGAGCTTGCACACACGATGGTGGAACGTGCTCAACGCCGCACCGTTGGTCGGCACAGCGTGGTAGGCGAAATAACCCCGACGACCTGCGCGAGCCACCTCCCGGTTTCCGGGATAGGCCTGTGCCGTCGTCGTCGCAACGCTTCTTTGATCTCTCGAAGCTTCGCGCGCATGCGATCGCTCCGTGACTTCCGTCTGACACGGAAACTTCCACGTCGCGTCGTGTCACAGATGAGCACGAAGCCGAGAAACTTGAAGGTCTCCGGTTTTGAACCTCCCCGTCTCTTGCAATTCTCTGCCGCGAAGCGGCCGAACTTCATGAGGCGCGTTTTTTCCGGATGCAGCGATAGCGAGAACTCCCGCAGCCTGTCGCGCATCGCATCCCAGAACCGGCGAGCGTCGCTCTCATGCTGGAAGCCGACGACAATGTCATCGGCGTACCTGACCATGATCATATCGCCCGTCGCCTCCCGCCGTCGCCAGCGTTCAGCCCACAAATCGAAGACATAATGAAGATAGATGTTCGCGAGCAAGGGCGAAATCACTGAACCCTGCCCGGTCCCCTCTTCCTCGATCGTCACGATGCCGTCTTCAAGGATGCCGGCCCGCATCCACTTTTGGACCAGCCGGATGATGCGCTTGTCGCCGATCCGATGTTCCAGGAAGCGGACAACCCATTGCTGGGAAACTTCCGTGAAGAACGAACGGATGTCGGCGTCAAGTATATGGTTCACCTTCTTGTCGCTGATCCCGACAATCAACGCGTCCAGCGCGTCATGCTGACTGCGTTTGGGCCGGAATCCGGCAGGCGAGAACCCGAGGAAGTCTTCCTCGTGGATCACGCTCAACACCGCCGCCACAGCTCTCTGTACGATCTTGTCTTCGAGGGCCGTAACCGCCAGCGGGCGCTTGCTTCCATCTTCCTTCGGAATGTAACTCCGGCGGGATGGCTGCGCCCGATACGTTCCCGCATGGACCCGCTCTCGCAGAGCCTCGATCTTTCGATCGAGGTCCCGCTCGTAGGTCTCCCATGTCATGCCATCCACGCCGGGCGCGGCGTCACGCTTGATCGCGTAAAACGCCGTTCTCAGTAGGCGGAATCGACATGGTGCAAGAGCGCCGTGAACCGCTCCCTTTTCCTCTGCCTTGCGGCTTGCCGTACGCGTTCCAGCGCTTGTGACACACTTCCCCGGTCCTGAGCCCGGCGCGTGCTTTGCTGATCCGCGTTCCCTATGGTTTCCGTCCTTGGCTCCGCCGGCTCCGCGACAGATTGCTCCGTGTTGTTCACCAGCTTCGTCGCTACTATGACGGAATCGAACTCCTCGGGTTCGTGCATCATCGGCTACGGCTCCTCGCCTTCCCGACGCGGACCGGCGGCGTCCAGACGCCGGCCAAACCCGAGGTCTCCCGGTTCCCGTGCAAGGAACTTCCACGCATGCCAGGGTCTTCGACCACGCCGGACCGGGCGGGCGCTCGCGATATCGCGCTCCCCGTGTTGCCTTCCGTGTCTTTGACCACGTCGGCATCCGAGACTGTAGTTTTCGCGGCTCAATGGCTGGCCTACGCGCTCCCCTGTCAACGCTTCGCCGGCACCCTCGCGGATGCAAACGCATGACTCGGGGCCAATGTGGGTCGCTACTCCTTCATTGCAGTGGACTTTCACCACCTACTCCTTGCCGATCTGCCCGGCGCTCCACCGTGGTCTACATCGTGCCGTCTCGGTTGATCGGACACAAGCTTCTCATACGCCTCTAAGTGTCGGTCCGGAGACATATTGAATCGGATGGAATCGCTATGATTTAATGGCGGGCCTGATTGTCTCGGAGCCTGTCGATGTGGACGAATGAAAACCGCGCGCGATACGATCGTAGCAAATTGCGCTACCCGAGCGACATCACGGATGCTGAGTGGGCGCTTGTCGAACCGCTGATCCCACCAGCCAGACGTGGAGGCGGCAAGCGCACGGTCGCGATGCGCGCGGTCGTGAACGGGCTGATGTATGTGCTCTCGACCGGCTGCCAATGGCGCGCGATCCCCAAGGACTTGCCGGCCAAGAGCACGGTCTACGGCTATTTCGATCTTTGGACATACGACGGAACGCTCGATCGCATCCATCACGCTCTTTATGTGAAATGTCGCGAGGCGGCGGGACGGGAGGCCAGCCCGACAGCCGCTGTCATCGACAGCCAGAGCGTGAAAAGCGCCGAAAAAGGGGGGGCTGCATCGATCCGCACGGCTACGATGCCGGAAAGAAGGTCAAGGGCAAGAAGCGGCATATTCTTGTCGATACGATAGGCTTGCTGCTTCATGCGCTCGTTCATCCGGCCGACATTCAGGATCGTGATGGCGGCGCTCTCGTCCTGCGCACGTTGTTCGGGAAGTTCCCATTTTCTGCAAAAGCTGTTCGCAGACGGCGGCTACCAGGGCCCGCAGTTTCACGACGCGCAGAAGAAGGCCTTGCCGTTCGTCGACACCGAGATCGTCAAGCGCTCGGACGCCGCCAAAGGCTTCGAAATTCTGCCCCGCCGATGGATCGTCGAAAGAACCTTCGCTTGGCTCGGTCGCTGCCGAAGGCTGGCCAAGGACTTCGAAAACCTCAATCGCAAGGCGCTGGCGTTCCTGAACCTCGCCTCCATCCGCCTGATGCTCAGAAGACTTTGTAATCAAGCATAAAGTTCACGGACAGACTTTAAGACGATCGGCTCGACGTTTTACAAATCTGTTCGATCTGCCGCGCGGCAGACCCGGACTAGTGGGCTGCGTCAACTAAATTGCAAGGAATCCATGGATTCGTTCACGCCACCATTTTGGAGGCGGAGGGAATCATGGCTGCGAAGGAGATTTCCGTAAAGCGTTATGTCGTGAAGTTATGTGAAGCGGAACGCGAGCGGTTGCGCGAGGTGATCGGCAAAGGATCGTTGCCGGCGCAACGCCTTCTGAAGGCGCGGATCATGTTGAAGGCCGATGCATCGGAGGCCGGCGAAGGCTGGAGCGACGGCGAGATCATCGAGGCTTTGGATACGAGCGTCTCGATGGTCTATCGAGTGCGCAAGCAATTGGTGGAAGAAGGGCTCGACGCCGTGCTCGGCCGCAAGCAGCGCATGACGCCGCCGGTCGCGCCGATTTTCGACGGCGAGACGGAAGCGCGGCTCATCGCCCTGGCTTGCTCGACGCCGCCCGATGGATATGCGCGCTGGACCCTGCGGCTTCTCGAAGAGAAAGTCGTCGAACTCGGTATCGTCGAGCGCGCCAGCGACAACACGATCGGACGCGTGCTCAAAAAAACATTCTCAAACCGCATTTTTCGCGGCAATGGGTGATTCCTCCCGACGCCAACGCCGCCTTCGTGGCCGCGATGGAGGACATTCTCGACGTCTACAAGCGGCCGCGCGACGCCGGCCGTCCGCTCGTCTGCCTCGACGAGACTTCCAAGCAACTGATCGAGGAAACGCGCACGCCGATCGCGGCGAAGAATGGCCAGACGGCGCGCTACGATTATGAGTATGAGCGCAACGGCGTCGCCAATCTCTTCATGATGTTCGCGCCGCTGGAAGGCTGGCGGCATGTGAAGGTCACGGATCGCCATGCCGCCATCGATTATGCTCACGCGCTGAAAGATCTCGCCGACATGCATTTCCCGGACGCCGAGACGATCGTCCTGGTGCAGGACAATCGCAACACGCATAAGCCCGCCTCGCTCTATGAGGCTTTCCCCGCCCCCGAGGCGCGACGCCTCGCCATGCGCTTCGAATGGCATTATACCAATCCTCACTGATCAAAACCCATGTGCCCAGTCGCGCAACCCGATGGACATGATGCGCCATGGCTGGTCGATGAGCTTGTTCCAAGCGGCGCAACAATGATCGACGATATCATCGTAGGATTTGAAAACGCGGTTGGACAGCCAGTTTTCGCGCAGGAACTGCCAGACATTTTCGGCCGGGTTCAGCTCTGGACATTTCGCCGGCAAGGGAACGATCGTGATGTTGGGTGGAATGACCAGCTTGTCGGTCATGTGCCAGCCGGCGCGGTCGACGATGAGAGCGGCGTGGGCGTCCGGCGCGACAGTTTTGGCGATTTCGGCGAGGAGCAGATTCATCGCATAGGTGTTGCAGGCGGGTAGGACCAGCGCCGCGCCCTTGCCGTCCTTTGGACGAACGGCGCCGAAGATGTAGGTCGAGGCGGTGCGCTGATCGTGGGGCGCGCT is a window from the Methylosinus sp. C49 genome containing:
- a CDS encoding UvrD-helicase domain-containing protein codes for the protein MSRYSDIDPLAGMEEWDRFEPCSDEPPPEHSPSADAFDRMAATLTPAQAQAAAHFGPILVLAGAGTGKTSTLTAAVVHRIAVERIPASCILAVTFTNKAAAEMASRIRAALDGLAAPSWLGTYHGLAARQLRDAPEIAELRPDFDIVDADDSRRFVKRVMKAQGVGGEEGGDATARDPLKIMCNRIAKFKDNLITPAGAAAWVESKIAKSDRSREQLDVHALRAAVRVYADYQRALREANAADFGDLLLWPTLAMRKDDAYRARWASRFDWLAADEYQDVNFAQYSWLKHFAAEHGRVFCVGDDDQAIYGWRGSDIEYIRRFQQDFPSAVQVRLEENFRSTGHILAAANAVIARDRKRLGKTLYTRKEAGDRIEIVAYRDAQVEAAGVVEEILARHAEGTGWQEIAILYRSSFLSRGFEEALMRARIPHVIVGDVGFYQRAEVKDALALLRLAATPDDRQSDEAFRRVINEPRRGFGAKAMQAVETEASFRNVSLLRALDTAELPAKCRAAGLLFADPLRRIGEDRSHTLADQISLLLDASGYRTMLRDSKAESSEDRLQNLQELIALAGEFHTARELLDHAALATSRPGEDETNRVRLMTLHKAKGLEFPHVFLPAWEAGVFPSDYGDGDEERRLAYVALTRGMRRVSISYCAFRRGFGAPSLFVDDIPDEHSVRGRLRDAERHRGAPRQPVDWRKLPSHLRRP
- a CDS encoding DUF3991 and TOPRIM domain-containing protein; this encodes MRPDEEIEILRARTNCAALLERSTPPWRLDRRESTKHCLKYRRGRGEILIVNHEGRGWWDPQSDAKGDVFDLVQHLEPRLNFGEVRKLLRRFTGIQPSFPAAAIESGRSPDLPLPIRWARRPRLRRGSPVWRYLTYARRLPPSVLESARAADVVREGPYGSVWFAHHDGRRNVTHIEIRGPDFKGSVRGGDKILFRLPGGSGPPTRFALAEAPIDALSLAALENIRADTLYAATGGGMGPKTISEIEAIVARLAPIPGSRFCSAADADPAGDRYAARHREIAAAAGVAFERLRPPVEDSDWNDMLDRGERTKP
- a CDS encoding WGR domain-containing protein — protein: MAAMDEIAILLQGRNAEANRHRAWRVEAGRDLFGKWMVRVSFGRIGCRGRTFAREFASEDEACAYVRDGLRRRRGAIRRCGVEYRVIDASPAALPLLATLRISSRPQKFEAAGPRREA
- a CDS encoding ATP-dependent RecD-like DNA helicase yields the protein MKPEPPSDTASRETLVGSVERVTFHNEENGFAVLKVKARGKRDLVPVVGHAASISAGEYIHAVGVWVADRTHGLQFKADFLKTTPPTTAEGIEKYLGSGMVRGIGPKLAARIVAAFGVATFETIEAAPERLREVSGIGEFRATRIAAGWAEQKAVRDIMVFLHSHSVGTSRAVRIFKTYGFDAIRIMTEDPYRLARDIRGIGFRTADAMAMKMGVARDAPQRLRAGVSFALQEATDDGHCGLPVENLLTLAVKLLDVDKALVRTALDHELAGSEVVGDTIGGERCIFLRGLHTAERGVAERLRALFRGSPPWPAIDVEKAVPWVEKRTGKSLAPSQRAAIEMALRSKVAVITGGPGVGKTTLLDAVLRILVAKGVKILLAAPTGRAAKRMAEQTGIEAKTIHRLLEVDPKSGGFRRDADNPLDCNLLVIDETSMVDTSLMYALVKAIPTPSALLLVGDVDQLPSVGPGQVLADIIESGAIPVARLTEVFRQAAESRIIVNAHKINRGEMPELPRRGEESDFWFVDAEDPEKGAAKVVEIVRDRIPRRFGLDPIRDIQVLCPMQRGALGARALNADLQKALNPDPPAKVEKFGASFAPGDKVMQTENDYDRDVFNGDLGTVVRIDDDEASLVASFDGREVEYPFGELDALVPAYATTIHKSQGSEYPAVVITLATQHYTMLARNLVYTAVTRGKRLVVLVGQRRALAIAVRSGSGRKRWTKLREWLSAH
- a CDS encoding reverse transcriptase domain-containing protein, with translation MTWETYERDLDRKIEALRERVHAGTYRAQPSRRSYIPKEDGSKRPLAVTALEDKIVQRAVAAVLSVIHEEDFLGFSPAGFRPKRSQHDALDALIVGISDKKVNHILDADIRSFFTEVSQQWVVRFLEHRIGDKRIIRLVQKWMRAGILEDGIVTIEEEGTGQGSVISPLLANIYLHYVFDLWAERWRRREATGDMIMVRYADDIVVGFQHESDARRFWDAMRDRLREFSLSLHPEKTRLMKFGRFAAENCKRRGGSKPETFKFLGFVLICDTTRRGSFRVRRKSRSDRMRAKLREIKEALRRRRHRPIPETGRWLAQVVGVISPTTLCRPTVRR
- a CDS encoding helix-turn-helix domain-containing protein translates to MAAKEISVKRYVVKLCEAERERLREVIGKGSLPAQRLLKARIMLKADASEAGEGWSDGEIIEALDTSVSMVYRVRKQLVEEGLDAVLGRKQRMTPPVAPIFDGETEARLIALACSTPPDGYARWTLRLLEEKVVELGIVERASDNTIGRVLKKTFSNRIFRGNG
- a CDS encoding transposase — its product is MIPPDANAAFVAAMEDILDVYKRPRDAGRPLVCLDETSKQLIEETRTPIAAKNGQTARYDYEYERNGVANLFMMFAPLEGWRHVKVTDRHAAIDYAHALKDLADMHFPDAETIVLVQDNRNTHKPASLYEAFPAPEARRLAMRFEWHYTNPH